One part of the Ochotona princeps isolate mOchPri1 chromosome 3, mOchPri1.hap1, whole genome shotgun sequence genome encodes these proteins:
- the CHMP2B gene encoding charged multivesicular body protein 2b, which produces MASLFKKKTVDDVIKEQNRELRGTQRAIVRDRAALEKQEKQLELEIKKMAKIGNKDACRVLAKQLVHLRKQKTRTFAVSSKVTSMSTQTKVMNSQMKMAGAMSTTAKTMQAVNKKMDPQKTLQTMQNFQKENMKMEMTEEMINDTLDDIFDGSDDEEESQDIVNQVLDEIGIEISGKMAKAPSAARSLPSASTSKATISDEEIERQLKALGVD; this is translated from the exons ATGTAATAAAGGAACAGAATAGAGAATTACGAGGGACGCAGAGAGCTATAGTCAGAGACCGAGCAGCTTTAGAGAAACAAGAGAAACAGCTG gaattagaaattaagaaaatggCCAAGATTGGTAATAAAGATGCTTGTAGGGTTTTAGCCAAGCAACTTGTGCATctaaggaaacagaaaacaagaacttTTGCTGTAAGTTCAAAAGTCACTTCTATGTCCACACAAACGAAAGTGATGAATTCTCAGATGAAGATGGCCGGAGCGATGTCTACTACAGCGAAA ACAATGCAAGCAGTTAACAAGAAGATGGATCCACAGAAGACATTACAAACAATGCAGAATTTCCAGAAGGAAAACATGAAAATGGAAATGACTGAAGAAATGA tCAATGACACACTCGATGACATCTTTGATGGCTCTGATGATGAGGAAGAAAGTCAAGATATTGTGAACCAAGTTCTTGATGAAATTGGGATTGAAATCTCTGGAAAG ATGGCCAAAGCTCCATCAGCTGCCCGAAGCTTACCATCCGCCTCTACTTCAAAGGCTACAATCTCCGATGAAGAGATTGAACGACAACTGAAAGCATTAGGAGTTGATTAG